A region of Esox lucius isolate fEsoLuc1 chromosome 3, fEsoLuc1.pri, whole genome shotgun sequence DNA encodes the following proteins:
- the dspa gene encoding desmoplakin isoform X2, protein MSLYGSQSKIPNITRRSNSRQDLSNGSFTFPRNDQVFSAGGFQQEFGNGYTSQTFTQTSMGGGGGAVGYGGATNVHGRAAFLYNQGRKYLERLDVILQAGAPQEAVDKLLMMSSETIGQLKECAIELQRMRLPNDMIIQNIEELQGMQSDITSSITGVPVRVNRGSVSWEDRGKTYMDAMSWMHQQKRLIEMSPWGDDLATIEQHIINHNKFHNSIQRSQEMDRARNELAQNDDRGGLNSLQQEWDSMQKMSFNRLTQLRDLQNIIDEISKAIMWVNEREEEELVFNWGDKDIDIYIPKKQESYSKLMSALEVKEKDLNKLKQKVDGLLKNNHPATDKIEAYMDTLQTQWSWLLQITKCIHVHLKENAAYSQFFKEAKETQIKLQKENENIRKKYICDKGTPLENLTELLKKLESDKERIMENNRQVKQLVSKSRNIVRLKPRNPEEKTSGPVIVQALCDFKQDQKGILKGDEGILKDNSQRSKWLVTGPGGLDMLIPSVCLLIPPPNPHSIGQANNIELFYEAIMGIWNQMYINIKSLISWQYCVKDINYINSLTVHMLSQMRPEEYRSIIKRLETHYQEFLHNSHGSEMFGEDEKKTIEGQYAGAQKHYDTIVINLPAHNQNIDIQKPVKKEVVKLVLEPVPSPSPKPEPPIKADTIQTTKTETSSLSLTLLSDLQYLRNRLELAESGISQHLHVPLGENSVQECSQRLVKLEGIHHELDVLSDEYLRLRKRVLRQLEGTAVDSKQATFLTKELDNLNQKLGDLPGLSSAYIQRLSYLKNLLQNLLQAEDIIKVHEARLTEKETTSLDLNELEQYKVTLKQMKSDMERKRDLLKAMESDLRNAVQVNSQISASFHKCDVDLSKYADLTGQMSDRWNRIQTQIDSRVWDLEKQEKQLKHYQQSSGVVDQWIDSARQRQDTLQTAKHSDIPALMEHLKQQKVLHSEIKGKKEKVEDVQKDADTCASSIKDYELQLASYSAGLETLLNIPVKRTVLQSPATVVRQEAADIQSRYIELLTRSSDYYKFLGEMLKNMEEMKIRNTKIEMLEEELSRLKEDIKGRSQKYRLLEDALARSKLELTQSKEQLLSIEEVKRTTVIQANATKESLDTTASQLTELSDKLSRLTYQLDEEKRKRRLAEERYSSQQEEYEAAVRRRQKELDELNWSKIDLEKAVKDKERELERLKMQLEEEATRRRGAEQEISKTSTMVQQSQTHYKEILSERDSLLIKLKQLEQDKTRQGRYEEELNRIKVTLETELRNKQHLQEERDKMQKDFTYWKSQYELKEGQMRQCDSDKNKIERERLSLKSELERMLLELRTMEERYKGRLQNSERELSDLALKRDALERELRRLQQRPDSMSIQTQTYDKVVTVDPSKLVFDGVRRKVTAHQLCDCGIITKETLEQLLNGKRTVEDVSVDIQRNLKGTGIIAGMVKGGERVSITDAKTKNLISPESALMLLEAQAATGNIIDPKFNEKMSVDAACSRGVVDTDDRDALMTAEAASTGFKDPYSGKLLSIGQALKQNRLDKETAIRLLQAQESVGGILDPVLSVFLPKDLALDRNLVDEDLYRSLNKKPACYLDPITQKKISYGDLRLNCWTEPSSGMLLISAPEKCKTVKGLRGNVNVDDLVKSNLISAKDVQTLSSQQIEDKLKNYLHGSSCIAGIYDEANNRTMSIYQAMQDGLLRRGTTLELLEAQAASGFIIDPVNNVFLTVEEAWKRGLVGKEYKDKLMSAERAVTGYTDPHTGMTISLFQAIEKDLIEKGHGIRLLEAQIASGGIIDPKESHRIDVDIAYKRGYFDEEMNQILTYEGDDTKGFFDPNTQENLTYLQLKERCITDPKTGLVLLPLKDKKNKSKQTVQETSQKNILRKRRVVIVDPDTGMEMTVREAYNKELIDYDTFLDLSEQECEWEEITITSSDGSARLVLVDRKTGTQYDIQDCLDRGIIGQTSLEQYRLGTITLPQFADLVTSGSSQSELSITACNMENLATCSSPAQARPTSPTVRKRLNSISITFSPPEEIDEGSPIAAIFDTETVEKITISEALRRGLVDTITVQRLLEAQACTGGIINPASGQRLNLQDAVHQGIITDDMATKLKPAQKAFNGFEDVKTKRKMSAAEAMKEKWLPYEAGTRFMEFQYVTGGLIDPGTGRKTSIEEAIRRGWLDGRGAQKLQDTRSHIKNLTCPKTKLKISYKEAMDSCMVEESNGMKLLQASSISSKGISSPYNVSNPGSRSGSRSGSRTGSRSGSRRGSVDYSSSFSTFTAATTTLSTNSKF, encoded by the exons ATGAGTTTATACGGCTCTCAAAGTAAAATTCCGAACATCACCCGGAGGTCTAATTCTCGACAAGATTTGTCAAACGGCAGTTTCACCTTTCCCAGGAATGACCAGGTCTTCAGTGCAGGTGGTTTTCAACAGGAATTTGGAAATGGATACACCTCTCAAACGTTCACCCAGACGTCCATGGGCGGAGGTGGAGGGGCTGTGGGCTACGGAGGAGCAACAAA tGTCCATGGCAGAGCTGCATTCCTATACAACCAGGGTCGGAAATACCTGGAGAGACTGGATGTAATTCTTCAGGCA GGTGCTCCACAAGAGGCGGTAGACAAGCTGCTAATGATGTCCTCTGAGACCATAGGTCAGCTGAAGGAATGTGCTATTGAGCTGCAACGTATGAGACTCCCCAATGACATGATAATCCAGAA CATAGAGGAGCTCCAGGGCATGCAGAGTGACATCACCTCCAGCATCACCGGGGTCCCTGTGAGGGTGAACAGAGGCAGCGTGAGCTGGGAGGATAGGGGGAAGACCTACATGGATGCCATGTCTTGGATGCACCAGCAGAAG CGTCTGATTGAGATGTCTCCATGGGGTGACGACTTAGCAACCATCGAGCAACATATCATCAACCACAACAAGTTCCACAACTCCATTCAGAGGAGCCAGGAGATGGACCGAGCCAGAAACGAACTG GCTCAAAATGATGACAGGGGTGGCCTAAATTCCCTGCAACAGGAATGGGACAGTATGCAG AAAATGTCATTTAATCGTTTGACCCAACTGAGGGACCTGCAGAACATCATTGACGAGATCTCGAAGGCCATCATGTGGGTCaatgagagggaggaggaggagctggtaTTTAATTGGGGAGACAAGGACATTGACATCTACATCCCCAAGAAACAGGAGAGCTACTCT AAACTGATGAGTGCCCTGGAGGTTAAGGAGAAGGATCTGAACAAACTGAAGCAGAAGGTAGACGGCCTGCTGAAAAACAACCACCCAGCCACAGACAAGATTGAG GCCTATATGGACACTCTTCAGACCCAGTGGAGCTGGCTGCTCCAAATTACCAAGTGTATCCATGTCCACCTGAAGGAGAATGCTGCCTACAGCCAG TTTTTCAAGGAGGCCAAAGAGACCCAGATCAAACTGCAGAAGGAAAATGAGAACATCCGTAAGAAGTACATCTGTGATAAAGGGACACCTCTGGAGAATCTCACTGAGCTCCTCAAGAAGCTTGAG AGTGATAAGGAGAGGATCATGGAAAACAACAGGCAGGTGAAACAACTGGTCAGCAAGTCCAGGAACATTGTGAGGCTGAAACCACGTAACCCTGAAGAGAAGACCAGTGGCCCTGTCATCGTACAGGCCCTGTGTGACTTCAAACAAGACCAG AAAGGCATCCTGAAAGGGGACGAGGGCATCCTGAAGGACAACTCACAGCGCAGTAAGTGGCTGGTGACGGGTCCCGGAGGGCTGGACATGCTGATCCCATCCGTGTGCCTCCTCATCCCCCCTCCCAACCCCCACAGCATCGGACAGGCCAACAA CATCGAGCTGTTCTACGAAGCCATCATGGGGATCTGGAATCAGATGTACATCAACATCAAGAGCCTCATCTCCTGGCAGTACTGCGTCAAAGACATCAATTACATCAACTCTCTTACCGTCCACATG CTGTCCCAGATGCGTCCTGAAGAGTACCGCAGCATCATAAAGAGGTTGGAGACTCACTATCAGGAGTTCCTCCACAACAGCCACGGTTCCGAGATGTTTGGAGAGGATGAGAAGAAAACCATAGAGGGCCAGTATGCTGGAGCCCAGAAACACTATGATACCATAGTCATAAACCTGCCCGCACACA ATCAAAATATAGATATTCAGAAGCCGGTGAAGAAAGAGGTTGTTAAATTGGTATTGGAGCCAGTACCATCACCATCGCCCAAGCCTGAACCACCCATCAAGGCGGACACTATCCAGACTACCAAGACTGAGACATCTAGCCTGAGCTTGACCTTGCTCAGTGACCTCCAGTATCTCAGAAACAGACTGGAGCTGGCAGAGTCTGGCATCAGCCAACACCTTCATGTGCCCCTGGGGGAGAACAGTGTGCAGGAGTGCTCACAGCGCCTCGTTAAGCTGGAG GGCATTCACCATGAGTTGGATGTTCTGAGTGATGAGTACCTGAGGCTAAGGAAGAGAGTTCTGAGGCAGCTAGAAGGGACGGCGGTAGACTCAAAGCAGGCCACTTTCCTCACGAAAGAGCTTGACAACCTCAACCAGAAACTGGGTGACCTGCCGGGCCTGTCCTCTGCCTACATTCAGAG ACTGTCATATCTAAAGAACCTGCTCCAGAACCTCCTCCAGGCTGAGGATATCATCAAGGTCCATGAGGCCCGTCTGACGGAGAAGGAGACCACCTCCTTGGACCTGAACGAGTTGGAGCAGTACAAGGTCACCCTCAAG CAAATGAAATCTGATATGGAACGTAAGAGGGACTTGCTGAAGGCCATGGAGAGTGACCTGCGTAACGCAGTTCAGGTGAACAGCCAGATCTCAGCCTCTTTCCACAAGTGTGACGTGGACCTGTCCAAGTACGCTGACTTGACGGGTCAGATGTCTGACCGCTGGAATCGCATCCAGACCCAGATCGACAGCAG AGTTTGGGACCTGGAGAAGCAGGAGAAACAGCTGAAACATTATCAGCAGAGCAGTGGAGTGGTAGACCAATGGATAGACAGCGCTAGGCAGCGTCAGGACACCTTGCAGACAGCTAAGCACAGCGACATACCAGCCCTCATGGAGCACCTCAAACAACAGAAG GTGCTGCACAGTGAGATTAAGGGGAAGAAGGAGAAGGTAGAGGATGTGCAGAAGGATGCCGACACCTGTGCTTCTTCCATCAAA GATTATGAGTTGCAGCTGGCCTCTTATAGTGCTGGCCTGGAGACCCTGCTGAACATCCCTGTTAAGAGAACTGTGTTGCAGTCCCCTGCCACTGTGGTCAGACAAGAG GCTGCTGACATCCAGTCTCGTTACATTGAGCTCCTGACCCGCTCCAGTGACTATTACAAGTTTCTAGGGGAAATGCTCAAGAACATGGAGGAAATGAAG ATAAGAAACACCAAGATTGAGATGCTAGAGGAGGAGCTTAGCCGTCTGAAGGAGGACATAAAAGGCCGCAGCCAGAAGTATCGTTTGTTGGAGGACGCCCTGGCACGCTCCAAGCTGGAGCTCACCCAGTCTAAAGAACAGCTCCTCTCCATTGAGGAGGTTAAGAGGACTACCGTCATACAGGCGAATGCAACCAAGGAGAGCCTGGACACCACTGCCAGCCAGCTGACTGAGCTCAGTGACAAGCTGTCGCGCCTCACCTACCAGCTGGacgaggagaagaggaagaggaggttggCCGAGGAGCGTTATTCAAGCCAGCAGGAGGAGTATGAGGCGGCCGTGCGTCGACGCCAAAAAGAGCTGGATGAACTCAACTGGTCCAAGATCGACCTGGAAAAGGCTGTGAAAGACAAGGAGCGTGAGCTAGAGAGGCTCAAGATGCAGCTGGAAGAGGAGGCCACAAGGAGGCGTGGAGCAGAGCAGGAGATCTCTAAG ACCTCTACGATGGTGCAGCAGTCCCAGACCCACTACAAAGAGATCCTGTCTGAGAGGGACAGTCTCCTGATCAAGCTGAAGCAGCTGGAACAGGACAAGACCCGCCAGGGTCGCTATGAAGAGGAACTGAACCGCATCAAAGTTACTTTGGAGACAGAGTTACGAAACAAACAGCATCTCCAAGAAGAAAGAGACAAGATGCAAAAAGACTTCACCTATTGGAAGAGCCAGTATGAACTTAAGGAGGGGCAGATGAGGCAATGCGACTCAGACAAAAAcaagatagagagggagagactctCCCTGAAGAGCGAGCTGGAGCGAATGTTGTTGGAGCTGAGGACCATGGAGGAGAGGTATAAGGGTAGGCTGCAGAACTCTGAGAGGGAGTTGTCAGACCTGGCCCTAAAGAGAGACGCACTGGAGAGGGAGCTTAGGAGGCTGCAGCAAAGGCCTGACTCCATGAGCatccaaacacagacatacGACAAAGTGGTCACTGTGGATCCCTCCAAGCTGGTGTTTGACGGAGTTCGCCGCAAGGTCACCGCTCACCAGCTGTGTGATTGTGGCATTATTACTAAAGAAACCTTAGAGCAACTGCTGAACGGAAAGAGGACTGTGGAAGATGTGTCAGTTGACATCCAACGCAACCTCAAGGGAACAGGTATCATTGCAGGTATGGTTAAAGGTGGTGAAAGGGTGTCCATCACTGACGCTAAGACCAAGAACCTAATTAGCCCAGAGAGTGCCCTAATGCTGCTGGAGGCCCAAGCCGCCACTGGCAACATCATTGACCCCAAGTTTAATGAGAAGATGTCAGTTGATGCCGCCTGCTCAAGAGGGGTGGTGGACACAGATGATAGAGATGCCTTGATGACAGCCGAAGCAGCCAGTACAGGCTTCAAAGACCCATACAGTGGTAAGTTGCTGTCCATTGGACAGGCTCTAAAGCAGAACCGTCTGGACAAGGAGACTGCCATCCGTTTGCTGCAGGCTCAAGAGTCTGTTGGTGGTATCCTGGACCCAGTCCTGAGTGTGTTCCTTCCCAAAGACCTTGCACTTGACCGCAACCTTGTTGACGAGGATCTCTACAGGTCTTTAAACAAGAAACCTGCCTGCTATCTGGACCCAATCACTCAGAAAAAGATTAGCTACGGTGATCTGAGGCTGAATTGTTGGACGGAGCCATCTTCTGGCATGCTTCTCATTTCAGCTCCGGAAAAGTGCAAGACTGTAAAGGGTCTTAGGGGCAATGTGAATGTTGATGATCTGGTCAAATCCAACCTAATTTCTGCAAAAGATGTGCAGACACTCAGCAGCCAGCAAATTGAGGACAAGCTTAAGAACTACCTGCATGGTTCTTCCTGTATAGCTGGGATCTATGATGAGGCCAACAACAGAACCATGAGCATCTATCAGGCCATGCAGGATGGTCTGCTCAGACGAGGTACCACCCTAGAGCTCCTGGAAGCCCAGGCGGCCTCTGGCTTCATAATTGACCCTGTCAACAATGTCTTCCTGACTGTGGAGGAAGCCTGGAAAAGAGGCCTTGTAGGCAAAGAGTACAAGGACAAGCTGATGTCTGCAGAGAGGGCCGTCACTGGATACACAGACCCCCACACTGGTATGACCATCTCCCTCTTTCAAGCTATTGAAAAGGATCTAATTGAGAAGGGCCATGGAATCAGGTTGTTAGAGGCTCAGATCGCCAGCGGTGGCATTATCGACCCGAAGGAGAGCCACCGTATTGATGTAGACATTGCTTACAAGAGGGGCTACTTCGATGAGGAGATGAACCAAATCCTCACCTATGAAGGGGATGACACCAAGGGCTTTTTTGACCCCAACACCCAAGAGAACTTGACCTATCTGCAGCTAAAGGAACGTTGTATAACTGACCCTAAGACCGGCCTTGTGCTTCTGCCTTTGAAAGACAAGAAGAACAAGTCCAAGCAGACGGTTCAGGAAACCAGCCAAAAGAACATCCTTCGTAAGAGGAGGGTAGTAATTGTAGACCCTGACACTGGAATGGAGATGACCGTAAGAGAAGCCTACAATAAGGAGCTCATCGACTACGACACCTTTTTGGATCTCTCAGAGCAGGAATGTGAATGGGAGGAGATCACCATAACTTCTTCTGATGGTTCAGCCCGCCTAGTGCTGGTGGACCGGAAGACCGGCACACAGTATGACATCCAGGACTGCCTGGACCGTGGCATCATTGGCCAGACCTCCCTTGAGCAGTATCGCTTAGGAACCATTACTCTTCCCCAATTCGCTGACCTTGTCACCAGTGGGAGCAGTCAAAGCGAGCTGTCAATCACTGCTTGCAACATGGAGAACCTGGCCACTTGCAGCAGCCCCGCCCAAGCCAGACCCACTTCTCCCACTGTGCGCAAGCGCTTAAACAGTATCTCCATCACTTTCTCCCCACCTGAGGAGATTGACGAAGGGAGCCCCATAGCAGCCATCTTTGACACTGAGACAGTGGAGAAGATCACCATCTCAGAGGCTCTGCGGAGGGGATTAGTGGACACCATTACAGTTCAAAGGCTTCTGGAGGCCCAGGCCTGTACTGGAGGCATTATCAACCCAGCTAGTGGTCAGCGACTTAACCTGCAGGATGCAGTCCACCAGGGCATCATCACTGACGACATGGCCACCAAGCTTAAGCCAGCCCAGAAAGCCTTCAATGGCTTTGAGGACGTGAAAACCAAGAGAAAGATGTCTGCGGCTGAGGCCATGAAGGAGAAATGGCTGCCTTATGAGGCTGGCACAAGGTTCATGGAGTTTCAGTATGTGACAGGAGGACTGATAGATCCTGGCACAGGGCGAAAGACCAGCATTGAGGAGGCAATCAGGAGGGGATGGCTCGATGGAAGAGGAGCACAGAAGCTCCAGGACACGAGGAGTCATATCAAGAACCTGACCTGTCCCAAGACCAAGCTGAAGATCTCCTACAAAGAGGCCATGGATAGCTGCATGGTGGAGGAAAGCAACGGAATGAAACTCCTCCAGGCTTCCTCCATTTCTAGCAAGGGCATTAGCAGCCCTTACAATGTGTCCAACCCAGGCTCTCGTTCGGGCTCTCGGTCTGGCTCGCGTACAGGGTCCAGGAGTGGTTCCCGCAGGGGCAGTGTGGATTACTCCTCCAGCTTCAGCACCTTCACAGCTGCAACCACCACCTTAAGCACCAACTCTAAGTTCTAA